GATTAATCAGACCCTTGGAACCGGCACAGCGTATTCGCTGGATGGCAGTTCGGTTCGGGTAAGTGCACCACGCAATCCTTCGCAGCGTATTCCTTTTTTATCGATTGTTGAAAATATTGAGTTAACGCCGGCCGAGGCTGCCGCTAAAGTCGTGGTGAATTCACGCAGTGGTACCGTGGTGATTGGTCAAAATGTTCGTGTCAGCCCCGCGGCAGTCACGCATGGCAGTTTATCCGTCACCATCTCGGCTGATCCGCAAGTCAGCCAACCGAATGCTTTGTCGCAAGGGCAGACGGTGGTGACGCCCAATTTTGATATTGAAATTTCTGAAGAAGATAGCCGGATGTTTTTGTTTAATCCGGGCGTGACATTGGATGAGATTGTACGGGCGGTAAATCAAGTCGGCGCCGCGCCAGGCGACTTGGTGGCAATATTGGAAGCACTGAAACAGGCGGGTGCCTTGCGTGCTGAATTGGTGGTGATCTGATGACGATGGCAACCACGCGCCATACGACGCTTGATTTTCAAGGTTTAAATCAACTGCGGGCTGCGGCAAATGAGACGGCACCCGCGGATCAGACCTTACGTCAGGTGGCCGCTCAATTCGAGTCGTTGTTTGTCGGCATCATGTTGAAAAGTATGCGTCAGGCGCAGCTTGCCGATGGCATTTTTGATTCACAACATAGCAATACTTATCGCGAAATGGCGGACCAACAATTGGCGATGGATTTGTCTGCCAGCGGCGGGTTGGGTTTGCAGGATATGATTCTGCGTCAACTGGGTGGTGAGATGGCCGGAACCGGCTCAGCACTTGGTGGGCAAACGTTTAGCGCCGACAGTATTCAAACCAGAAGCGTGTTACCACGATTACTGGATCGGGTGAAAGAGTTGAACGCGGTTGCCACACAACCTGAATCGGATTCAACTCAATCTCTCAATGAGGAAGCAAGTCGGCATCCAAACGATACCTTGCCGACACACTTTTCGACGCCTGCGGAATTTGTTCGTCATTTATGGCCACTGGCTGAACAAGCTGCTGCTGAGATTGGTGCCGCACCTGAAGCAATCATGGCACAGGCTGCCTTAGAAACCGGCTGGGGCAAACATATTTTATCGGATCGGCAAGGTAGCAGTTTTAATCTGTTCAACATTAAAGCCGATAGTCGCTGGCAAGGTGAGTCGACGGGTAAAAATGTACTCGAATTTATTAACGGGCGGCCAGTGCAACAAGCATCGGCATTCCGTCGTTATGACAACTTTGCCGATAGTTTTGCGGATTATGTCGATTTTCTGCAGCAAAACCCACGTTATCAGAGCGCATTAAACCATGCCGACAATCCACACCAGTTTGTTGAGAAGCTGCATCAGGCGGGTTATGCCACGGACCCGCAATACGCCAGCAAACTGAAACGCATCATGCAAGGTGACACGTTAGCCCAATCCGTTGAGGCAAGTGACTTTATGCGTGTTACTCAGTCAATAAGGAACAACTAAGATGAGTCTGCTGAATATCGGAACATCTGGACTGCTCGCCTCCCAAGGTGCCTTAAAAACGACCAGTCATAATATTAGTAACATCAATACGGAAGGCTATAACCGGCAGCGTGTGAATCAGGTCACGTTACCAGCCAATTTCACGGGCAGTTATTATTTTGGTAACGGCACGGCAATCAATAATATCGAACGCCTGTTTGATCAATTCTTAACGCAGCAGATCCGCTCGACAACCTCGCAAGAGCAGAGTCTGGCAGTGTTTACCGAGTTTTCTGGACAAATTGACGATATTCTCGGTTCAGAAGAATTATCGTTGAATGCCGGGTTCGATAGTTTTTTCAATGCCATGCAAGCGGTAGCCGATGATCCCACTTCCATAGCCGCTCGGGAGGTATTACTGACCGAAGCAGAAATTCTGGCTAGCCGTTTTAATACGCTGGATAGTCAGTTATCCGGATTTAACCAGCAAATTAATCAAAACCTTGAAGCGAATGTCCGTGAAATTAATCGATTGACAGCAAATATTGCGGAATTAAACCGGGCGATTGTCGATGCTTCCAATAGTGGTTCATCGACCGGTCTGCCCAACGATTTATTAGATCAACGCGATAAATTACTGACCGATTTATCCAAGTTGGTATCAGTGAATACGGTGGAGCAAGATAACGGCTCGTTGAGTGTTTTCATTGGCAATGGCCAATCGGTGGTGCAGGGATATTCAAACATTACCTTAAGCACCTTGCCAGATCCGACCGACAGCACACGCCTCATTGTGGCTTATGGGCCAAATAATATTGATGTCAGTGCGCAAATCAGTGGCGGCCGCTTAGGGGGATTACTGACGGTTCGCGGTAATGTGATTGATAAAGTGCGTAGTGAGATTGATGCACTGGCGGTCGGTTTTACGCAAACCATGAATGCCCAGCATACCGCCGGTTTAACGCTGAGTGGTGCCGCCGGTGGCAATTTATTTGAACCTTCGGATCCGCTTGGCACGCCGCCAGCCAATGCGGCCAATATTCGTGTCGCGATAAGCAACCCTCGTGATCTTGCTGTTGCCTTTCCGGTTGCGGTTCAAACAACGGCAACAAATGCCGGTACTGGAGCGGTCAGCATTGCCGTTGTTGATGGCAGCGATCCGGCTTTTAATGCGGCGAGCGCGTTGACCGGCAATGCATTACTGACCTTTGATGCCACCACCAACGAGTATACGGTGGATTACAACGGGGAAACGGTCACTTTCACTTATAACCCGGTTACGGATAGCGGACGTGAGTTCGATTTAAATGCGCTGGGGCTCACCTCAGAATTACCGCTGACTATCGTTTTACAAGGCGTACCGGAAACGGGTGATAGCTTTTCGATTGGCAATAACTTTACGGGCGGCAACTTTACCGCAACCGGCGATAACCGCAATGCGCTAGCGATGGCGCGCTTACAGGTACAAAAAACATTGGATCCAGGTGCGACGGGGTCGCCAACAGATAGTTTTAACGATATTTACGGCAATCTGCTGGCAGATATTGCCACCAGAACACAACAAGCTGAAAGCAACCAACAAACACAAAAAGGGCTTTTGGAACAAACGATTGCCCGAGCGCAGTCCGTTTCCGGCGTTAACCTTGATGAAGAAGCCGCCAATCTCATCAAATTTCAACAGTCTTATCAGGCGGCAGCCCAAGTGATTTCTGTGTCAAATACCATCTTCGACACGCTGATCAATTCTATATAGGAGACGCTGATGCGTATCTCAACCACCCAGATTTTTGATCAGAATTTATCCGCTATGTTGGAGCAGCAGGCCAATTTGGCAAAAACCCAGAATCAGGTTTCTTCCGGCAAACGAATCACCCGACCTTCAGATGATCCCGTTGGCGCTGTAAGAGCGTTAAACCTGCAACGCGAACTGAATATTACGGAACAATATCTGGCAAATGCGACTATCGCGACGAATAAATTACAAAGTGAAGAATCCTCGCTGAAAAGTGCTGCCGATATTTTGCAGCGCGTTCGCGAGTTGGCTGTGCAGGGCTTAAACGACAGTAACACTCAAGATGATCGTAAAGCCATTGCTGTCGAAATCAGACAGTTAAATCAACAATTATTGTCTCTGGCCAATGGCCGAGATAGTAATGGTGATTTTGTGTTCGCGGGCTTTGCGAATAGCACGCAACCTTATGACGGTATTTTTGGCAGCTATCAAGGTGACGAAGGACAACGGAATTTACAAATCAGCACTGGCGTGACCGTGGCCACCAATGATCCGGGCTCGGCTGTGTTTGAAACGCCGGTTGCGGATACGCGAATTGATCTCGCTGGGGTCACGGGGGCGATAACCGTGGATATTGTGGGAGACAGTAATGTGGATAGTACGTTTGCCCCACTGACATTTGGCTTTGCCGAAGATCTGCTGAATCCCGGCACTTTTGATCTGACAATAACGGACACCGATGGCAATACGGTGACCTTGCCCTACCAGGCAGGTGACACCTTGGACCTCACCGAACTAAATGGTGAGTTTCCAAATTTATCACTCCGGCTTGATGGCGCCCCCAATGATGGTGACGCACTAACGATTGAACGGAGTCTTTCAGCCACCACTCAACCTGTTTTTCAGACAATTAGCCATTTTGCCGATGCGCTGGAAAATGATGCTGTGGGACCAAACGATTCCCCCAATAATGGGCTGTTTCTCAGCAATCTGTCTGCGGCGCTCGATAATATCGTCGACAAGCGCGCGCAGGTAGGCGGCCGGTTGAATGCGATTGAGCAACAGACCGCTGTCAATGACGCGGTCAGTTTTAGTTTGAAAAGCAGTATTTCGGAAATTTCAGATTTGGATTATGCCGAAGCCATTACCCGACTGACCAAAGAAGTAACCAGCCTGCAGGCAGCACAGCAAACTTTTGCCCAAGTCCAAAACTTATCGTTATTTAACTTTATTTAAATAACAAAAAGTTGGCGTGGTCCTTGCTAAATAATCCCTACGCATGGTGAGTTTTTACTCTCAAGTGACTGAATATTAATGCCAAACAGCTTTGGCTAAATACTTATTTCAGAGGCTAAGCGGGATGTGATGTGGGGCCTCTGCTAAATCAGGAGATTTATGTTATGCCACAAATCATCAATACCAACATCGCTTCGTTAAATGCGCAGCGAAATTTGAATACATCGCAAGAGTCGCTGGCGGTTTCACTCGAACGACTCTCATCGGGGTTACGGATTAACAGCGCTAAAGATGACGCTGCTGGTCTGGCCATTACAGAACGGTTTACCACCCAGATTCGTGGTTTAAATCAAGCGATTCGTAACGCTAATGATGGTATTTCTTTGTCGCAAACCGCCGAAGGGGCGTTGGGCGAAATGACCAGCAATTTGCAGCGAATCCGTGAACTGGCGGTTCAGTCTGCTAATGCGACCAACTCAGATTCTGATCGGGCAGCGCTGGATCAAGAGATTCAACAACGGCTATCTGAAATTGATCGTATTGCCTCGCAAACCGCATTTAACGGTCGACGAATTCTGGATGGCACCTTCGGAAATGCTAATTTTCAGGTGGGTGCCAATGTCGGCGAAACCATCCGTCTGGAGCTGGAAACCAGTATGCGCCTCAACAGTATTGGCGCGGTTGCGGTGGCTAACACCTTAGATTTAAGTGGCCTGATTAGCGATGGTGTTGATGCGACGGCAGGCAGTTATACAACCGGATCGCTGGCGGCGCTGGTCGGACAAGACCTGTCGAGTGCTGGCACGGGTGGTGTTTCTCAAACGCTGACAATTCCGAATGATGGCACTAACCCAACGGCATCTGATTTTTCGGTCAATAATGCAACGTTTTCTGTTGATGGTTTAGCCGTCACCCTGAATACCGATTATAGCGGTGCGACGGATGCAACGGGTATTGCTGGGGATATTGAAACGGCATTGAATGCCTTGGCAGGTGCTGGCACGTATTCTGTTAACGCAACCGGCTTTGATATTGAGATCACCAATAATCTCAGTGCGGATGCGGTCACAATTTCTGCCGCCAATGCCGAAGCAACCGCATCGGGTTTGGTTAATGGTACTGGCGCTACAGGCACAGTTGGCACGGTGACCT
The genomic region above belongs to Methylophaga frappieri and contains:
- the flgK gene encoding flagellar hook-associated protein FlgK, which encodes MSLLNIGTSGLLASQGALKTTSHNISNINTEGYNRQRVNQVTLPANFTGSYYFGNGTAINNIERLFDQFLTQQIRSTTSQEQSLAVFTEFSGQIDDILGSEELSLNAGFDSFFNAMQAVADDPTSIAAREVLLTEAEILASRFNTLDSQLSGFNQQINQNLEANVREINRLTANIAELNRAIVDASNSGSSTGLPNDLLDQRDKLLTDLSKLVSVNTVEQDNGSLSVFIGNGQSVVQGYSNITLSTLPDPTDSTRLIVAYGPNNIDVSAQISGGRLGGLLTVRGNVIDKVRSEIDALAVGFTQTMNAQHTAGLTLSGAAGGNLFEPSDPLGTPPANAANIRVAISNPRDLAVAFPVAVQTTATNAGTGAVSIAVVDGSDPAFNAASALTGNALLTFDATTNEYTVDYNGETVTFTYNPVTDSGREFDLNALGLTSELPLTIVLQGVPETGDSFSIGNNFTGGNFTATGDNRNALAMARLQVQKTLDPGATGSPTDSFNDIYGNLLADIATRTQQAESNQQTQKGLLEQTIARAQSVSGVNLDEEAANLIKFQQSYQAAAQVISVSNTIFDTLINSI
- the flgL gene encoding flagellar hook-associated protein FlgL, producing the protein MRISTTQIFDQNLSAMLEQQANLAKTQNQVSSGKRITRPSDDPVGAVRALNLQRELNITEQYLANATIATNKLQSEESSLKSAADILQRVRELAVQGLNDSNTQDDRKAIAVEIRQLNQQLLSLANGRDSNGDFVFAGFANSTQPYDGIFGSYQGDEGQRNLQISTGVTVATNDPGSAVFETPVADTRIDLAGVTGAITVDIVGDSNVDSTFAPLTFGFAEDLLNPGTFDLTITDTDGNTVTLPYQAGDTLDLTELNGEFPNLSLRLDGAPNDGDALTIERSLSATTQPVFQTISHFADALENDAVGPNDSPNNGLFLSNLSAALDNIVDKRAQVGGRLNAIEQQTAVNDAVSFSLKSSISEISDLDYAEAITRLTKEVTSLQAAQQTFAQVQNLSLFNFI
- a CDS encoding flagellin; this translates as MPQIINTNIASLNAQRNLNTSQESLAVSLERLSSGLRINSAKDDAAGLAITERFTTQIRGLNQAIRNANDGISLSQTAEGALGEMTSNLQRIRELAVQSANATNSDSDRAALDQEIQQRLSEIDRIASQTAFNGRRILDGTFGNANFQVGANVGETIRLELETSMRLNSIGAVAVANTLDLSGLISDGVDATAGSYTTGSLAALVGQDLSSAGTGGVSQTLTIPNDGTNPTASDFSVNNATFSVDGLAVTLNTDYSGATDATGIAGDIETALNALAGAGTYSVNATGFDIEITNNLSADAVTISAANAEATASGLVNGTGATGTVGTVTFDVDGNTVTLDGTYASLADLVAKVQSDLDTAAAGTYSVAVSGAGIEITNIATGVASTAAVVDGFTGVGSSAFDNGTSVDGTDAVAGQSITVADDFSIQVGTTDAVAVANGTYTSAQDLVDEINVTLGSNGRASLNDDGTVSITALDVITVSGATGLVTLGLDETTEPAGNMTGVNVLSVEAANEAINRVDAGLKAVNDLRSTFGAIQNRFESTIANLGSTVENLSASRSRILDADFAAETANLTRAQILQQAGTTILAQANALPQNVLTLLG
- the flgJ gene encoding flagellar assembly peptidoglycan hydrolase FlgJ; its protein translation is MTMATTRHTTLDFQGLNQLRAAANETAPADQTLRQVAAQFESLFVGIMLKSMRQAQLADGIFDSQHSNTYREMADQQLAMDLSASGGLGLQDMILRQLGGEMAGTGSALGGQTFSADSIQTRSVLPRLLDRVKELNAVATQPESDSTQSLNEEASRHPNDTLPTHFSTPAEFVRHLWPLAEQAAAEIGAAPEAIMAQAALETGWGKHILSDRQGSSFNLFNIKADSRWQGESTGKNVLEFINGRPVQQASAFRRYDNFADSFADYVDFLQQNPRYQSALNHADNPHQFVEKLHQAGYATDPQYASKLKRIMQGDTLAQSVEASDFMRVTQSIRNN